One segment of Rhodopirellula baltica SH 1 DNA contains the following:
- a CDS encoding AI-2E family transporter, with product MGRRKKNQSSRQSGSDSDPPVDSSSTNASEPESPTQDGETEATESPEKLTAVIGDSTAESSEESVPPGTRKQILFPQLPSLSRIMSVVMLVIGILAVGVLFYRLMIGFFVPLFLAALLVVIFRPVHLWIFEKVGRRRRLAAGTTTALILFIVLLPLGVLVSVATTQFTILLSKMNLSNMSVAMERVRSQVGLSLPHPEHFRELDRIVGDINVPRADDPQAVRTKINELQQAAAIINYLQSEVPNAGIAEGASEIAINNLNEYAELLILSIDSENIDRDIDISISNNLVPKPSAPATSSLGQIDPDQLDADADLLNDVEESSVAEISDPPVSAITVEPNEDETDSANDQVSDADSPSEVPKNPQPQLLVQLNKNERFEQPAVKTAAAVRSWMNQLLGGSLRSQLSLIANPDEKDFSSLIRMARESLQPRFVRLTSATGSIVVQVIFGLVILVVSVYFFLIDGPVMIRTLMRLSPMDDAYEHQLLTEFDRTSRAVVLASVASAVVQGILATIGFWLCGFDQIVLLLFLTSVMALVPFLGAASVWVPCALWLGLVDQRWIAAAFLAIYGAAVVSSIDNVIKVYVLHGRSQLHPLFALLSVIGGVSVFGPIGILVGPMVVVFLQTLLEILNHELKTSHADEEIDPQSAG from the coding sequence GTGGGACGACGAAAAAAGAACCAATCGAGCCGTCAAAGCGGCAGCGACTCCGATCCGCCGGTCGACTCAAGTTCCACAAACGCAAGCGAACCTGAGTCACCGACTCAGGATGGCGAAACCGAGGCGACCGAGTCACCGGAGAAGCTCACCGCGGTGATCGGTGATTCCACGGCCGAGAGTTCTGAAGAGTCGGTTCCGCCTGGCACCCGCAAACAAATCCTCTTTCCCCAGCTGCCATCGCTTTCGCGGATCATGTCCGTGGTGATGCTGGTGATTGGCATCTTGGCGGTCGGGGTTTTGTTCTACCGATTAATGATCGGTTTTTTCGTTCCACTGTTTCTGGCCGCCCTTTTGGTGGTCATTTTCCGACCGGTCCATTTGTGGATTTTTGAAAAAGTCGGACGACGGCGCCGGCTAGCCGCGGGAACGACGACCGCGTTGATTTTGTTTATCGTCTTGCTGCCGCTGGGTGTTCTGGTCTCCGTCGCGACGACCCAGTTCACGATCCTGCTCAGCAAAATGAACCTGAGCAATATGTCGGTCGCGATGGAACGAGTCCGCTCACAAGTCGGACTGTCTCTTCCACACCCCGAACACTTTCGCGAACTCGACCGAATCGTTGGCGACATCAATGTGCCGAGAGCGGATGACCCGCAAGCCGTCCGGACCAAAATCAACGAGCTTCAGCAAGCCGCTGCAATTATCAACTACCTGCAATCAGAAGTTCCCAACGCTGGTATCGCCGAGGGTGCATCGGAAATTGCGATCAACAATCTGAACGAGTACGCGGAACTGCTGATTCTTTCCATCGACTCAGAGAACATTGATCGAGACATCGACATTTCGATCAGCAACAACCTCGTTCCCAAACCCTCCGCACCGGCGACCTCGTCGCTAGGCCAAATTGATCCCGATCAATTGGATGCCGACGCGGATTTACTGAATGACGTGGAAGAGTCGTCGGTCGCAGAAATTTCGGATCCACCTGTATCGGCCATCACGGTTGAACCCAACGAGGACGAAACTGATTCGGCCAACGATCAAGTCTCCGATGCCGACTCACCGAGCGAAGTGCCCAAGAACCCGCAGCCTCAATTGCTGGTTCAACTGAACAAAAATGAACGCTTCGAACAGCCAGCGGTCAAAACTGCCGCGGCGGTTCGAAGCTGGATGAATCAGTTGTTGGGCGGTTCCCTTCGCAGCCAGCTCAGTCTGATTGCGAACCCCGATGAAAAAGACTTTTCCTCTCTCATTCGAATGGCTCGCGAATCCTTGCAGCCCAGGTTCGTACGGCTGACAAGTGCGACCGGCAGCATCGTTGTCCAAGTCATCTTTGGTTTGGTGATTCTGGTCGTGTCGGTCTACTTCTTCTTGATTGACGGTCCGGTAATGATTCGCACGCTCATGCGTCTGTCACCCATGGACGATGCCTACGAACATCAACTGCTGACGGAATTCGATCGCACCAGCCGAGCAGTGGTGCTGGCGAGTGTTGCCAGCGCCGTTGTCCAAGGGATTTTGGCGACGATCGGATTCTGGCTTTGCGGTTTCGACCAAATCGTGCTGCTGTTGTTCCTCACCAGCGTGATGGCTTTGGTTCCCTTTCTGGGTGCCGCGTCCGTTTGGGTTCCGTGTGCGTTGTGGTTGGGTTTGGTGGATCAGCGATGGATCGCCGCCGCTTTCCTTGCGATCTACGGTGCGGCCGTTGTTTCATCGATTGACAACGTGATCAAGGTTTATGTCCTGCACGGCCGCAGCCAACTGCATCCACTGTTTGCACTGCTCAGTGTGATTGGTGGAGTGTCCGTGTTTGGTCCGATCGGGATTCTGGTGGGCCCCATGGTGGTGGTCTTCCTGCAGACCCTGCTGGAGATCCTGAACCATGAACTGAAAACGAGCCACGCTGATGAGGAAATTGACCCGCAATCGGCGGGCTGA
- a CDS encoding DUF1501 domain-containing protein, translating into MSISFNDQHGSIGRLGEGLRSGLCNAQIHLSRRRLLGAGSALMMSSLARRLTLAAEQKADPGKPPKSVILLWMEGGPSQLETFDPHPGTKFGGDVGDVATTLKDVRIADTMPRLAEQMHLCSLVRSVVGKEGDHERAIYAMKSGYRPDPTLEHPSIGSILCHADDAGADIPRHISILAGRSAATGGYLGPQFDAFKTGDPLEPVPDVRPRVDESRYQRRLDALNNVLEPQFTRGRIRNLQENRTLHLAGTQAARKMMSSDQLTAFDVKEEPQAELDAFGDHPFGRSCLAASRLVEVGVRCVEVTLNGWDSHINNHSLQSSAAATLDEGIAALLKRLEERGLLESTLVVCGGEFGRTPQINPAGGRDHWIHGFSTLLAGGGIRRGHVHGATGPEPNADKPDAHVDSPVTIPDLHATILATLGLDPTEELDTPIGRPMKRSEGEVIDSIIT; encoded by the coding sequence ATGAGCATCTCATTCAACGACCAGCACGGATCCATCGGTCGATTGGGCGAGGGACTGCGGAGCGGTTTGTGCAATGCTCAAATTCATCTGTCACGTCGGCGGCTGTTGGGAGCAGGGTCCGCATTGATGATGTCTTCGCTGGCACGTCGGTTGACGCTGGCCGCGGAGCAGAAAGCGGATCCGGGCAAACCACCTAAGAGCGTGATTTTGCTGTGGATGGAAGGCGGCCCGAGTCAGTTGGAAACGTTCGATCCCCATCCGGGCACAAAGTTTGGTGGTGATGTCGGCGATGTCGCGACCACGTTGAAGGATGTTCGAATCGCGGACACGATGCCGCGATTGGCCGAGCAGATGCACCTTTGTTCGCTGGTACGGAGCGTGGTTGGGAAGGAAGGCGATCACGAGCGAGCAATCTATGCGATGAAGTCAGGCTATCGCCCGGATCCAACGCTGGAGCATCCGTCGATCGGTAGCATTCTTTGTCACGCCGACGATGCGGGGGCCGACATCCCGAGGCATATCTCGATCTTGGCCGGACGTTCCGCCGCGACGGGTGGCTACTTGGGACCACAGTTTGATGCCTTCAAGACTGGCGACCCGCTCGAACCGGTTCCGGATGTTCGCCCGAGAGTCGATGAGTCGCGTTACCAACGTCGGCTGGATGCACTGAATAACGTGCTCGAACCTCAGTTCACTCGAGGTCGAATTCGGAACTTGCAAGAGAATCGGACATTGCATTTGGCGGGAACGCAGGCGGCTCGGAAGATGATGTCGAGTGACCAACTGACCGCCTTTGATGTGAAAGAGGAGCCTCAAGCCGAGTTGGACGCCTTTGGTGACCACCCATTCGGTCGAAGTTGCTTGGCTGCATCTCGGTTGGTGGAGGTCGGTGTTCGTTGCGTTGAGGTGACGCTCAATGGATGGGACAGTCACATCAATAATCACAGCCTGCAATCCAGTGCGGCGGCAACGTTGGACGAAGGCATCGCTGCTCTACTAAAACGTTTGGAAGAACGTGGGTTGTTGGAGTCCACGCTGGTCGTTTGTGGTGGCGAGTTTGGACGCACACCCCAAATCAATCCGGCGGGCGGACGTGATCATTGGATCCATGGCTTCAGCACGCTGTTGGCTGGCGGCGGTATTCGCCGTGGACATGTTCACGGTGCAACGGGACCGGAACCCAACGCCGACAAACCAGATGCTCATGTGGACAGTCCGGTCACGATCCCGGACCTTCACGCCACGATCTTGGCCACCTTGGGATTGGATCCGACCGAAGAGCTGGACACTCCGATCGGACGTCCAATGAAACGCAGCGAAGGCGAGGTCATTGATTCGATCATCACTTAG
- a CDS encoding DUF1549 domain-containing protein: MPPIETTIDSSDESPDSFAKSSLVTAELVSDPVVDAELVPRCKRALVSVGRWSLLLFLALMTFGFLCSGLSPDPSAIFDEGDAKSVVAQDENVDDIGTESVAIALNDDPATAIEPVSLRSSDLKPSSNAISRKSDSELALVAEKLSEQWRAELDSRGLDAAPMADWMTVCRRLSLALAGTGLSLEEIRSLQRLPEADRVETHRERLLNSERFHHYWAERTARYLVGADEGPFIFYRGRRFRSWLTEQYAKNTRYDELVRMLITAEGVWTDRPEVNFHTVTFDSGDNAPDPIRLAARTTRAFLGVRIDCLQCHDDFLGNVSLGDASWIMCGVGDATMQAAAEGDAKYVLREGTQEDFHSLAAFFTAATSEGVQGLKDKRANYEYQYLYADETVPVEPNVPFLRELLPPRPENRQDDSSDDDSTDTTDESASDEPSDAPEPLELPRYLSDRERLAYWLTHTENKPAARAAVTRVWTLLFGQPPAIETDYGFQVGEVDNLPLDSPPSPLIETLTEAFIESDFNIRKLIRCITDSPAFRVSSRADFDVTEQHELAMAVFPVTHLRSEQVAGAAIQAGRIKTINRDSSFLVQLQQFGSLNDFLKRYGDLGEDEFTQQPVTITQRLVMLNGKLINETASPNPILNASSHIEMFAKDDEDVVRTLYLTVLNREPSERELEHFVKRLTAESREQNDPPTSRKQEITDLTWILLNSSEFAWNH; encoded by the coding sequence ATGCCACCCATTGAAACCACGATCGACAGTAGCGACGAGTCCCCTGACTCATTCGCGAAAAGTTCGCTGGTGACGGCCGAGTTGGTGTCCGATCCGGTCGTCGACGCTGAGCTTGTGCCCCGATGTAAACGTGCCCTCGTTTCAGTTGGACGCTGGAGCTTGTTGCTGTTTTTGGCGTTGATGACGTTTGGGTTTTTGTGCTCCGGTTTGAGTCCTGATCCATCTGCAATCTTTGATGAGGGCGATGCAAAGTCCGTCGTGGCTCAGGACGAGAATGTAGACGATATCGGTACCGAGTCCGTCGCGATCGCTTTGAACGACGATCCAGCGACCGCGATCGAACCGGTCAGTTTGCGTTCTTCGGACCTGAAACCATCGAGCAACGCCATCTCGCGAAAGAGCGACTCAGAGCTCGCACTCGTCGCCGAGAAACTCAGCGAACAATGGCGTGCGGAACTGGACTCTCGCGGATTGGACGCGGCTCCGATGGCGGATTGGATGACTGTGTGCCGCCGCTTGTCGCTGGCATTGGCGGGCACCGGGTTGTCTCTGGAAGAGATCCGATCGCTGCAGCGACTGCCCGAAGCCGATCGTGTCGAGACGCATCGCGAGAGATTGCTTAACAGCGAACGCTTTCATCATTACTGGGCCGAACGAACCGCTCGCTATTTGGTAGGTGCCGATGAAGGACCATTCATCTTTTACCGTGGGAGACGGTTCCGCTCATGGCTGACGGAACAATACGCAAAGAACACTCGCTATGACGAGTTGGTGCGAATGTTGATCACGGCCGAAGGAGTTTGGACGGATCGGCCGGAGGTCAACTTTCACACCGTCACTTTCGACAGCGGAGACAACGCGCCCGATCCGATCCGCTTGGCTGCTCGAACGACACGAGCTTTTTTAGGCGTGCGAATTGATTGCCTGCAATGCCACGATGATTTTCTGGGGAACGTTTCGCTTGGTGATGCGTCCTGGATCATGTGCGGCGTTGGCGACGCGACGATGCAAGCTGCTGCGGAGGGAGACGCGAAATATGTTTTAAGAGAGGGAACCCAAGAAGACTTTCACTCGCTCGCGGCATTCTTCACGGCGGCGACTAGCGAAGGTGTTCAGGGTTTGAAGGACAAGCGAGCGAACTACGAGTATCAGTACTTGTACGCGGATGAAACCGTACCGGTGGAGCCCAACGTCCCGTTCCTTCGTGAGTTGTTGCCTCCACGCCCCGAGAATCGACAAGACGATTCCTCTGACGACGACAGCACTGATACGACAGATGAATCTGCGAGTGATGAACCAAGCGATGCGCCAGAGCCTCTCGAGCTACCTCGGTACCTGAGTGACCGCGAACGGTTGGCGTACTGGTTGACTCATACCGAGAACAAACCAGCCGCCCGGGCCGCGGTGACTCGTGTCTGGACGTTGTTGTTCGGCCAGCCACCAGCCATTGAAACGGACTATGGATTCCAGGTGGGTGAAGTCGATAACTTGCCTTTGGATTCGCCACCGTCGCCATTGATCGAAACGCTGACCGAAGCGTTCATCGAAAGTGATTTCAATATTCGAAAGCTGATTCGGTGCATCACCGATTCACCCGCTTTTCGTGTAAGCAGTCGCGCGGACTTCGATGTGACCGAACAGCATGAGTTGGCGATGGCGGTGTTCCCTGTGACTCATCTGCGAAGCGAGCAGGTTGCCGGGGCGGCGATTCAGGCGGGACGTATCAAAACGATCAACCGTGATTCATCGTTTTTGGTTCAGTTGCAGCAGTTCGGAAGTTTGAACGACTTCTTAAAACGGTACGGCGATTTGGGGGAAGACGAGTTCACACAACAACCCGTCACGATTACTCAGCGATTGGTGATGTTGAACGGAAAGCTGATCAACGAAACGGCAAGTCCAAATCCCATCCTGAATGCTTCTTCGCATATCGAGATGTTTGCGAAAGACGATGAGGATGTGGTTCGAACGTTGTATTTAACGGTGTTGAATCGTGAACCCAGCGAGCGAGAGCTTGAACACTTCGTGAAACGTCTCACCGCTGAGAGTCGTGAGCAGAATGATCCGCCAACATCACGCAAGCAAGAGATCACAGACTTGACGTGGATCTTGCTCAACAGCAGCGAGTTTGCCTGGAACCATTGA
- a CDS encoding class I SAM-dependent methyltransferase: MNRVTDDPSNDFFFEAYDRENIAYGMQPSPELAAYLKQTGAKASTYTQRPKAIDLGAGAGRDTLALAAAGYDVTSVDVSERGLDRIRERAERTDLSERIQTVVCDVRELSMEANQYAAVIATTVLDHIPGTDAPAVWKKMCASLTDHGMLYAQVHTTEDPGSNQSPGKESDQPVSETAGAVINYFRPNQLVGWACDPDSKLRVLRYEERLEWDTTHGAPHQHGKAVLLAVRHGFHPEWFGQPAAFPRPEQD; encoded by the coding sequence GTGAATCGAGTCACCGACGACCCATCCAACGACTTCTTCTTCGAAGCCTACGACCGCGAAAACATCGCATACGGCATGCAACCTTCGCCGGAATTGGCTGCGTATTTGAAACAAACTGGTGCGAAGGCATCGACCTACACCCAACGGCCAAAAGCCATTGATTTGGGTGCTGGGGCCGGCCGAGACACGCTGGCACTCGCCGCGGCGGGCTATGACGTCACATCGGTTGATGTTAGCGAACGAGGGCTCGACCGGATTCGCGAACGAGCTGAACGAACCGACTTGTCCGAACGAATTCAGACGGTCGTTTGCGACGTGCGCGAGTTGTCGATGGAAGCGAATCAGTACGCCGCCGTCATCGCGACGACTGTTCTGGATCATATTCCTGGGACCGATGCGCCGGCCGTTTGGAAAAAAATGTGTGCCTCCCTGACCGATCACGGCATGCTGTACGCACAAGTTCACACGACCGAAGATCCGGGCAGCAACCAATCACCGGGCAAGGAAAGCGACCAACCCGTCAGCGAAACGGCGGGTGCGGTGATCAATTATTTCCGCCCCAATCAATTGGTCGGTTGGGCATGCGATCCCGATTCGAAGCTGCGTGTCTTGCGGTACGAAGAACGCCTCGAATGGGACACCACCCATGGTGCCCCGCACCAACACGGTAAGGCGGTTCTGCTGGCCGTTCGCCATGGTTTCCACCCGGAATGGTTTGGACAACCCGCAGCATTCCCGCGTCCCGAACAGGATTGA
- a CDS encoding UTP--glucose-1-phosphate uridylyltransferase, with protein MSAAQSSAQSQPNLSFDELKSRLEPFEQTHLLRFWDSLDSDQQSRLSEQIAQVDFARLKTLIEGKDKSVDFGELAARATMPQAVASDGSGCDWTLEDAQKRGEEALRAGEIATVLVAGGQGTRLGFDQPKGMFPVGPVSERTLFQFFADRLIAAGEKYGVDVPLYLMTSEATHVETRRYFEENNYLGLKPEQVTIFQQGTMPAVDAETGQVLLAEKGSLALSPDGHGGTLRALSRNGCMEEMRKNGRKHLFYFQVDNPLVGLCDPVFIGHHLLASSEMTTQVIRKRYPTEKVGNVVEIDGQTQIIEYSDLPDSAAEMTNADGSLKLWAGNIAVHLFDLDFLERMLDLDTSLPIHRANKKVSHVVADGQLVTPESPNATKFEQFIFDLLPNAKNTIVCEANPAEAFAPVKNANGAATDTPELAQQAICDLHRGWLRSCGVTVDDSVKVEINPRFAMDSNELCEKLRQSGDSDGEQSISSDRYFS; from the coding sequence ATGTCTGCCGCCCAGTCGTCCGCTCAAAGCCAACCCAATCTTTCGTTCGATGAGCTGAAATCTCGCTTGGAGCCTTTCGAACAAACACACCTGCTGCGTTTTTGGGACTCGCTCGATTCCGACCAGCAATCTCGATTGAGCGAGCAGATCGCGCAAGTGGACTTCGCCCGGCTCAAAACGCTGATCGAAGGCAAAGACAAATCGGTCGACTTCGGTGAACTGGCCGCGCGGGCAACAATGCCACAAGCGGTCGCCAGCGACGGAAGCGGTTGCGATTGGACTCTCGAAGACGCCCAGAAGCGTGGCGAAGAAGCCCTCCGAGCCGGCGAGATCGCGACCGTGTTGGTTGCCGGAGGACAGGGAACTCGGCTGGGGTTCGATCAACCGAAAGGCATGTTTCCCGTAGGGCCCGTCAGCGAGCGAACACTCTTTCAATTCTTCGCGGATCGTTTGATTGCGGCGGGCGAAAAGTATGGCGTCGACGTGCCTTTGTATCTGATGACCAGCGAAGCGACCCACGTCGAAACACGTCGCTACTTTGAAGAGAACAATTACCTGGGATTGAAACCCGAGCAGGTCACGATCTTTCAACAAGGCACCATGCCCGCGGTCGATGCGGAGACCGGACAAGTGTTGTTGGCGGAGAAAGGCTCTCTCGCGCTCAGCCCTGACGGCCACGGCGGAACCCTGCGTGCTCTTTCACGAAACGGGTGCATGGAAGAAATGCGGAAGAACGGACGCAAGCACCTATTCTACTTCCAGGTCGACAATCCGTTGGTCGGTTTGTGCGATCCTGTTTTCATCGGCCACCATTTGCTGGCCAGCAGCGAGATGACCACGCAAGTCATCCGCAAACGCTACCCAACCGAAAAAGTTGGAAACGTCGTCGAGATCGACGGTCAGACCCAGATCATCGAGTACAGCGACCTGCCTGACTCGGCCGCCGAAATGACCAACGCCGATGGCAGCCTAAAACTTTGGGCCGGCAACATCGCGGTCCATCTGTTCGACCTGGACTTTCTGGAGCGGATGCTGGATCTAGACACGTCCCTTCCAATCCACCGGGCCAACAAAAAGGTCTCGCATGTGGTTGCGGACGGCCAATTGGTGACACCCGAGAGCCCCAACGCGACCAAGTTCGAGCAATTCATCTTTGATTTGCTCCCAAATGCGAAAAACACGATTGTTTGCGAAGCCAATCCGGCCGAGGCCTTTGCACCGGTTAAGAATGCCAACGGTGCGGCGACGGACACCCCCGAATTGGCCCAACAAGCGATTTGCGATCTCCACCGAGGCTGGTTGAGATCCTGCGGCGTGACGGTCGACGATTCGGTCAAAGTCGAAATCAACCCCCGATTCGCGATGGATTCGAACGAATTGTGCGAGAAATTGCGACAATCGGGCGACTCCGATGGCGAACAATCGATCTCGTCAGATCGATATTTTTCGTAA
- a CDS encoding HlyD family secretion protein, protein MRSSTFSPPRQQAGAERRRFRSARPITRNSQLPAVAWQHPASKADHPRTGGIMVGLLICLVLIGVGGYFGYQQYIAKQSTISADDLIVSEVVKEAFDHTVVEQGEIESSSNTEIICQIESRGGSGTSILWVIDEGSRVRKGDKLVELDSSNLEVQLKENRIEVIVAEANVATASAMVEQAKIAREEYLEGVYKTDEKAILSEIAVAEQELRKAQLAIGSTERLVAKGLVKSLQLEADKFALANAQNQLESAQGRLKVLQNLTRRKMLVQFDSDIDAAEATLSAARSELLEEQQELAEVEQQIEVCVMYAPTDGVVVHANRYSSRGGNAEFVVEAGAQVRERQAIIELPDPTRMQVRCKVNESRVTLLKRGMPAKIRLDALPDVVLKGRVTKVNRYAEPGSWFSSSVKEYATTIEIIDPPEIIRTGMTAAVEVFIQQLPDATQVPIQGLYEHGGKMYSLVQTGPQSFETRAVEAGAINDTMANIVSGLEPGEKVVLNLREHLNLLDLPEIVAVDNSEMRDLRETAPVEGAGEAATGAEAGRKPGEGPPGGRKPGAGRPEGGSPKGGGGAAGGGSNRPRPNQQTAIETSDEDVSDSAGDVDDSKSEPTKAITKVTETIPVAS, encoded by the coding sequence ATGCGATCATCCACATTCAGCCCGCCCCGGCAGCAAGCCGGAGCGGAGCGACGTCGCTTTCGTTCGGCTCGCCCAATCACCCGCAATTCCCAGCTTCCCGCTGTGGCTTGGCAGCACCCAGCCAGCAAGGCAGATCATCCGCGAACAGGCGGGATCATGGTCGGGCTGTTGATCTGTTTGGTTTTGATTGGCGTTGGAGGCTACTTCGGCTACCAGCAATACATTGCAAAACAATCAACGATCAGTGCGGATGATTTGATCGTTTCCGAAGTCGTCAAAGAGGCATTTGATCACACGGTGGTCGAACAAGGCGAAATCGAGAGTAGCAGCAATACCGAAATCATCTGCCAGATCGAATCTCGAGGTGGATCAGGCACATCGATTTTGTGGGTCATCGACGAAGGCTCACGCGTTCGCAAGGGCGACAAATTGGTTGAGCTCGATTCATCCAATCTCGAAGTCCAGCTAAAAGAAAACCGAATTGAAGTCATCGTGGCCGAAGCCAACGTCGCCACCGCTTCGGCAATGGTCGAGCAAGCCAAGATCGCTCGCGAAGAGTATCTCGAAGGCGTCTACAAGACCGATGAGAAAGCGATCTTGAGCGAAATCGCGGTGGCTGAGCAGGAGCTTCGCAAGGCTCAATTGGCCATCGGCAGTACCGAACGTTTGGTCGCCAAAGGTTTGGTCAAATCGTTGCAATTGGAAGCCGACAAGTTTGCACTCGCAAACGCTCAAAACCAATTGGAATCGGCTCAGGGCCGCCTGAAGGTGCTGCAGAACCTGACTCGCCGAAAGATGCTGGTCCAGTTCGATAGCGACATCGATGCGGCAGAAGCCACGCTGTCCGCGGCACGCTCCGAGTTGTTGGAAGAACAACAGGAACTCGCCGAAGTCGAACAACAAATTGAAGTCTGTGTGATGTACGCCCCGACCGACGGCGTCGTGGTCCATGCCAACCGATACAGTTCACGTGGCGGCAACGCTGAGTTTGTCGTCGAAGCCGGTGCTCAAGTGCGTGAGCGTCAAGCGATCATCGAACTTCCCGATCCCACTCGCATGCAAGTTCGTTGCAAAGTCAACGAATCTCGCGTGACACTGCTGAAGCGAGGCATGCCCGCCAAGATTCGCTTGGACGCATTGCCCGACGTCGTGTTGAAGGGTCGTGTCACCAAGGTGAACCGCTATGCCGAACCGGGTAGCTGGTTCAGTTCTTCGGTCAAAGAATACGCCACCACGATCGAAATCATCGATCCGCCCGAAATCATCCGAACCGGCATGACCGCGGCGGTGGAAGTGTTCATCCAACAGCTTCCCGATGCGACCCAGGTACCGATCCAAGGCTTGTATGAACACGGCGGAAAGATGTATTCGCTGGTACAAACCGGACCACAAAGCTTCGAGACTCGCGCAGTGGAAGCCGGTGCGATCAACGACACCATGGCAAACATTGTTTCGGGTTTGGAACCTGGCGAGAAAGTCGTTCTGAATCTGCGAGAACATTTGAACCTATTGGATCTGCCGGAGATCGTCGCTGTGGACAACAGCGAAATGCGTGACCTACGCGAAACCGCACCCGTGGAAGGGGCCGGGGAAGCCGCAACAGGTGCGGAAGCCGGACGCAAACCTGGCGAGGGTCCTCCTGGCGGACGAAAACCCGGCGCGGGCCGACCTGAAGGTGGTTCGCCCAAAGGCGGCGGAGGTGCTGCCGGCGGTGGCTCAAATCGCCCACGCCCTAATCAGCAAACCGCCATCGAGACATCCGACGAGGATGTTTCGGACTCAGCCGGCGACGTTGATGATTCGAAGAGCGAACCGACCAAAGCGATCACGAAGGTCACTGAAACCATTCCGGTCGCGTCATGA
- a CDS encoding ABC transporter ATP-binding protein, translated as MSVPNAYDPQTSDASLSGTAVANTESKAGVKGKRLATSIKNLTKEYVLKSETVRALRGVSFDVPEGDFVAIMGPSGSGKSTLLNLLGCLDQPTAGHLMLGDDDIGTMSDDELADIRSRRIGFVFQSYNLIQQLSVVENIQVPLYYQGKLGPEQHKRVVELADRVGLGDRLDHRPNQLSGGQQQRVAIARSLVNDPFFILADEPTGNLDSVTTEEILTLFDVLNSEGRTIILVTHEDDVADRAKRVVRLKDGMLHSDDLVPEAQREKARNAQREAAKAILAKQGLES; from the coding sequence ATGAGTGTTCCCAACGCCTATGACCCTCAAACGTCGGACGCATCTTTGAGCGGAACCGCTGTGGCAAACACCGAATCGAAGGCTGGCGTGAAAGGAAAACGCCTGGCCACGAGCATCAAGAATCTGACGAAGGAATACGTTCTCAAGAGCGAGACCGTACGAGCTCTTCGTGGAGTCTCATTCGATGTGCCCGAGGGTGACTTTGTCGCGATCATGGGACCATCGGGTAGCGGCAAGAGTACGTTGCTGAACCTGCTGGGATGTTTGGACCAACCCACCGCGGGTCACTTGATGTTGGGCGATGATGACATCGGCACCATGTCCGATGATGAACTCGCCGACATCCGCAGTCGTCGGATTGGTTTTGTCTTTCAGTCGTACAACTTGATTCAACAACTCAGTGTTGTTGAGAACATTCAAGTGCCGTTGTACTACCAGGGCAAACTCGGGCCCGAGCAACACAAACGAGTTGTCGAACTGGCCGACCGAGTCGGCCTAGGCGACCGACTTGATCACCGTCCCAACCAACTCTCGGGTGGACAGCAGCAACGTGTCGCGATCGCTCGATCATTGGTCAATGACCCATTCTTCATTCTTGCCGACGAACCAACCGGGAACTTGGATTCGGTCACGACCGAAGAAATCTTGACGCTGTTCGATGTCCTCAACAGTGAAGGCCGGACGATCATCCTGGTGACACACGAAGACGATGTCGCAGACCGAGCCAAGCGAGTCGTTCGTCTTAAAGACGGCATGCTGCACAGCGATGATTTGGTCCCCGAGGCACAACGCGAAAAAGCTCGCAACGCGCAGCGAGAGGCCGCCAAAGCTATCCTTGCAAAACAGGGCCTCGAATCATGA